The following coding sequences are from one Streptomyces sp. NBC_01485 window:
- a CDS encoding ABC transporter permease codes for MTEIQASGRNGPAVRQSPTVSATSARKAKRARREWGESPLFRILTPTLAVVLAVAAWQVITEAGNFAPTVLPSPARVAESAWADRAELWANTIPTLQVTAIGLLVSVTIAAALATLLSFVPLLRNATLPLLIVAQSIPIIVLAPLFVIWFGFGLGPKIGLIVITTALPMTISLLQGFLSADPDAATLMKSLGANRVKVFLRLQVPSSLPYFFTGLRVVASFAVLAAIFAETVGAVKGLGIYMATQKNMLRTDLVLAAAIVSIVVSLLLFAFTYLLETLAMPWERRRKAMRSE; via the coding sequence ATGACGGAGATCCAGGCAAGTGGACGCAACGGTCCAGCTGTTCGGCAGTCACCGACCGTGAGCGCCACTTCTGCGCGCAAGGCGAAGCGCGCTCGTCGGGAGTGGGGAGAATCGCCCCTCTTCCGAATACTTACGCCGACCCTGGCTGTGGTCCTGGCGGTCGCGGCGTGGCAGGTCATCACGGAGGCCGGGAACTTCGCCCCCACGGTCCTGCCCTCACCGGCGCGCGTCGCGGAGTCGGCCTGGGCGGATCGTGCGGAACTTTGGGCGAACACGATCCCGACCCTTCAGGTGACGGCCATCGGACTGCTGGTGTCGGTCACCATCGCGGCTGCCCTGGCAACGCTTCTCAGTTTCGTGCCCCTGCTGCGCAACGCGACGCTTCCCCTGCTGATCGTCGCGCAGTCCATCCCCATCATCGTGCTGGCTCCGCTGTTCGTCATCTGGTTCGGATTCGGACTGGGCCCGAAGATCGGGCTCATCGTGATCACCACGGCGCTGCCCATGACGATCTCCCTCCTCCAGGGATTCCTCTCGGCGGACCCTGACGCGGCCACCCTCATGAAGTCGCTGGGAGCCAACCGCGTCAAGGTGTTCCTGCGCCTTCAGGTCCCCTCCTCGCTGCCCTACTTCTTCACCGGTCTGCGGGTCGTCGCCAGCTTCGCCGTCCTCGCGGCCATCTTCGCCGAGACGGTCGGAGCGGTGAAGGGGCTCGGCATCTACATGGCGACGCAGAAGAACATGCTCCGGACCGATCTGGTGCTGGCCGCGGCCATCGTCAGCATCGTCGTGAGCCTCCTGCTGTTCGCTTTCACCTACCTGCTCGAGACTCTCGCGATGCCGTGGGAGCGCCGTCGCAAGGCGATGAGGTCCGAATGA
- a CDS encoding ABC transporter ATP-binding protein has translation MTTSPLLSVQNVTKTFPGPRKTRNPVIHDVSLDLAPGEFVSVIGPSGCGKSTLFQILAGLLRPDEGSVTYHGDVTRGPYSAYMPQKDLLLPWLTAQDNAALGLTLGGMSKADARKKVSDLLGTFRLDGYADAYPFELSGGMRQRVALLRTMVLERPVLLLDEPFGALDYLTRTELQLWLSQICAELGQSTILITHDVPEALMLSDRVYVLSNRPAQVRMVLDQPEPRPRTLEFMETELFTHNERTLLAELTHSGARPATAA, from the coding sequence ATGACAACCAGCCCCCTGCTCTCGGTCCAGAACGTGACCAAGACCTTCCCCGGCCCCCGCAAGACCCGCAACCCCGTGATCCACGACGTCTCCCTGGACCTCGCGCCCGGTGAGTTCGTGTCGGTCATCGGCCCCAGCGGATGCGGCAAGTCCACGCTGTTCCAGATACTCGCCGGACTCCTGCGCCCGGACGAGGGTTCCGTCACCTACCACGGCGACGTGACCCGGGGACCGTACTCGGCGTACATGCCGCAGAAGGACCTGCTCCTGCCGTGGCTGACCGCTCAGGACAACGCGGCACTCGGTCTGACGCTCGGCGGGATGTCGAAGGCCGACGCCCGCAAGAAGGTCTCCGACCTGCTGGGGACGTTCCGGCTCGACGGATACGCCGACGCCTACCCCTTCGAGCTGTCGGGCGGTATGCGGCAACGCGTCGCGCTGCTGCGGACCATGGTCCTGGAACGGCCGGTCCTGCTGCTCGACGAGCCCTTCGGCGCACTCGACTACCTCACCCGCACGGAACTGCAGCTCTGGCTCTCGCAGATCTGCGCCGAGCTCGGCCAGTCGACCATCCTCATCACCCATGACGTCCCCGAGGCGCTCATGCTGTCGGACCGTGTCTACGTTCTGTCGAACCGGCCCGCCCAGGTGCGCATGGTGCTCGATCAGCCCGAACCGCGTCCGCGCACCCTGGAGTTCATGGAGACCGAGCTCTTCACCCACAACGAGCGAACCCTGCTCGCCGAACTCACCCACAGCGGGGCGCGGCCGGCGACTGCCGCCTGA
- a CDS encoding CocE/NonD family hydrolase gives MRMVLETDVPMNTRDGVVLRADIHRPDDAARRPALLVRTPYDKSSPYQSVYLDPRVAVSRGYVVVVQDVRGRGTSDGEWLPWNHETEDGFDSVDWLAGQDFCDGRVVMCGASYVGNTQWRAAASGVPALHAIAPGLTWSDPLDGILRRGGVPEHGLNVVWSLMTGMSELLRRGKAEEAMEAARRYDGLGRGEYLSYPAGRIPWLEELDVPDIGLRRADADPKTVAELDVGSFLDGIRTPALHVGGWYDIFSQGTLDNFTRQRELGVASHLIIGPWTHSSDFGSMVGEVNFGLAAGGQSLGLTSSLAAEHLDFFDAVLGDRPLDRAPVRLFVMGRDEWRDEESWPLARAVTTRLELGAAERAVLRDPHGASPSETDPAPSPDSAAPTTVALAFDAADPVPTVGGGLAMHDSFPWGAWNQRDVERRDDVLVFTTDPLDAPLEITGRVRAHLRVRPGAAVSDWVVRVCDVRPDGKSINVVDGVCRVESADGLADASGERTVTVDLWSTSIELAAGHRLRVHVAHSNFPRWGLSQQDGSFVSDVLLGDGDSWIELPVIPPSA, from the coding sequence ATGCGAATGGTACTGGAGACCGACGTCCCGATGAACACCCGGGACGGAGTCGTGCTGCGCGCCGACATCCACCGTCCCGACGACGCCGCCCGACGCCCCGCGCTGCTGGTGAGGACGCCGTACGACAAGTCGTCGCCCTACCAGTCGGTGTACCTCGATCCGCGGGTCGCCGTGAGCCGAGGTTACGTCGTGGTCGTCCAGGACGTGCGCGGCCGCGGTACCTCCGACGGCGAATGGCTGCCCTGGAACCACGAGACCGAGGACGGCTTCGACAGCGTCGACTGGCTCGCCGGGCAGGACTTCTGCGACGGCCGTGTCGTCATGTGCGGCGCCAGCTACGTCGGCAACACCCAGTGGCGGGCAGCCGCCTCCGGGGTTCCCGCACTGCATGCCATCGCGCCGGGCCTGACCTGGTCGGATCCGCTGGACGGCATTCTGCGCCGCGGCGGCGTCCCGGAGCACGGGCTGAACGTGGTCTGGTCGCTCATGACGGGCATGAGCGAGCTGCTGCGCCGCGGCAAGGCCGAGGAGGCGATGGAGGCGGCGCGCCGCTACGACGGACTGGGCCGGGGCGAGTACCTGAGCTATCCGGCGGGGCGCATCCCGTGGCTGGAGGAGCTGGACGTACCCGACATCGGTCTGCGCCGGGCCGACGCCGACCCCAAGACGGTGGCGGAGCTCGACGTCGGCTCCTTCCTCGACGGCATCCGCACTCCCGCCCTGCACGTGGGGGGCTGGTACGACATCTTCTCGCAGGGGACGCTCGACAACTTCACGCGGCAGCGTGAGCTCGGCGTCGCCAGCCATCTGATCATCGGACCGTGGACGCACAGCTCGGACTTCGGCTCGATGGTGGGAGAGGTGAACTTCGGGCTCGCCGCCGGCGGACAGTCCCTGGGCCTCACCTCGTCCCTGGCGGCGGAGCACCTCGACTTCTTCGACGCGGTCCTCGGCGACCGGCCTCTCGACCGGGCGCCGGTCAGGCTGTTCGTCATGGGGCGCGACGAGTGGCGCGACGAGGAGAGCTGGCCGCTTGCCCGGGCCGTGACCACCCGGCTGGAGCTGGGAGCCGCCGAGCGCGCGGTCCTGCGCGACCCGCACGGGGCATCCCCGTCCGAGACGGATCCGGCCCCCTCCCCGGACAGCGCAGCGCCGACGACCGTGGCGCTCGCCTTCGACGCGGCCGACCCGGTGCCGACGGTGGGCGGCGGTCTCGCCATGCACGACAGCTTCCCCTGGGGTGCGTGGAACCAGCGCGACGTCGAGCGTCGGGACGACGTGCTCGTGTTCACCACCGACCCGCTGGACGCGCCCCTGGAGATCACCGGCCGGGTCCGGGCCCACCTCCGGGTACGGCCGGGAGCGGCGGTCTCGGACTGGGTGGTCCGCGTGTGCGACGTCCGCCCCGACGGCAAGTCGATCAACGTGGTCGACGGGGTGTGCCGGGTGGAGTCCGCCGACGGCCTGGCCGACGCGTCGGGCGAGCGGACCGTGACCGTCGACCTGTGGTCGACCAGCATCGAGCTCGCGGCCGGACACCGACTGCGCGTGCACGTGGCGCACAGCAACTTCCCGCGCTGGGGCCTGAGCCAGCAGGACGGCTCGTTCGTCAGCGACGTCCTGCTAGGTGACGGCGACAGCTGGATCGAACTCCCGGTGATCCCGCCGTCGGCGTGA
- a CDS encoding isopenicillin N synthase family dioxygenase, with protein sequence MPSEFSVPAIDISPYVRDGSDADRAEVARRLDHACRTVGFIQVVGHGVADEILDGLGDAIDGFFALPLESKKQWVRPSGENRGYSPPKSESLSYSVGLDPVTRMNDFFEAFNVGTSAAEYPDADVSDEDYPASVWPTAPSSFQGQVEAYYAEARRVARTLTQVIADALGVERSFIEGLTDHSIDVLRMNNYALPPGEIELGAELTGMSEHTDFGLLTVLWADQVEGLQVLGSDNAWHDVQPADGAFLVNLGDVAARLTNDTWMSTLHRVTPPVVNGTIKRRRSAAFFHDGNADAVVAPLPAFVAEGEEAFYEPITVKDHILAKLKGSRAGRKNPHAPREAARVTAAAG encoded by the coding sequence ATGCCATCCGAGTTCAGCGTCCCCGCCATCGACATCAGCCCGTACGTGCGTGACGGGTCCGACGCCGACAGGGCAGAGGTCGCGCGCCGACTCGACCACGCCTGCCGCACCGTGGGATTCATCCAGGTCGTCGGCCACGGAGTCGCGGACGAGATCCTCGACGGACTCGGCGACGCGATCGACGGGTTCTTCGCGCTTCCCCTGGAGTCGAAGAAGCAGTGGGTCCGCCCGTCGGGCGAGAACCGCGGCTACAGCCCGCCCAAGAGCGAGTCGCTCAGCTACAGCGTCGGCCTCGACCCGGTGACCCGCATGAACGACTTCTTCGAGGCGTTCAACGTCGGGACCTCAGCCGCCGAGTACCCGGACGCCGACGTGTCCGACGAGGACTACCCGGCCTCGGTGTGGCCCACCGCGCCGTCGTCGTTCCAGGGGCAGGTCGAGGCCTACTACGCCGAGGCCCGGCGCGTCGCCCGCACCCTCACCCAGGTCATCGCGGACGCCCTCGGCGTGGAGCGGTCCTTCATTGAGGGTCTCACCGACCACTCGATCGACGTGCTCCGCATGAACAACTACGCCCTGCCGCCCGGTGAGATCGAGCTCGGCGCCGAACTCACCGGCATGAGCGAGCACACCGACTTCGGTCTGCTGACCGTCCTGTGGGCCGACCAGGTCGAAGGCCTTCAGGTGCTCGGCAGCGACAACGCGTGGCACGACGTCCAGCCCGCCGACGGCGCGTTCCTGGTCAACCTCGGCGACGTGGCGGCCCGGCTGACGAACGACACGTGGATGTCCACGCTGCACCGGGTCACGCCGCCCGTCGTGAACGGAACCATCAAGCGCCGCAGGTCGGCCGCGTTCTTCCACGACGGGAACGCGGACGCCGTCGTCGCGCCCCTGCCGGCCTTCGTCGCCGAGGGGGAGGAGGCGTTCTACGAGCCGATCACGGTCAAGGACCACATCCTGGCGAAGCTGAAGGGCTCCCGGGCCGGCCGTAAGAACCCCCACGCCCCGCGTGAGGCGGCCAGGGTCACCGCCGCCGCCGGCTGA